In Nitrosococcus oceani ATCC 19707, the following proteins share a genomic window:
- a CDS encoding putative quinol monooxygenase, producing MVKVALFVRLEAKPGKEKEVENFLVSGLPIVNEEPDTTAWFGIRLGPSTFGIFDAFPDEAGRQAHLSGKVAAELMAKAGELFSEPPSIEKVDVLAAKLPG from the coding sequence ATGGTCAAAGTAGCCTTGTTCGTTCGCCTTGAAGCGAAACCCGGAAAAGAGAAAGAGGTTGAGAACTTCCTTGTGAGCGGCCTTCCCATCGTCAATGAGGAGCCTGACACCACTGCGTGGTTTGGCATTCGCCTTGGACCAAGCACTTTCGGAATCTTTGATGCTTTCCCGGATGAAGCGGGTCGGCAGGCCCATCTCTCCGGCAAGGTCGCAGCCGAGTTGATGGCTAAGGCAGGTGAGTTGTTCTCCGAGCCCCCGTCCATCGAAAAGGTTGATGTACTTGCGGCAAAGCTACCTGGCTAG
- a CDS encoding phage integrase N-terminal SAM-like domain-containing protein encodes MSSTKSPTLLEDVRRIMRLKHYSLHTERSYCEWIKQFVKFHQLNERAALFENSEVKIEAFLCYLATERKVASATQNQAMNALVFLYKQVLDIPLTKRIEAIRSKTSRRVPVVLSLDEIRQVLPRVEGVAQLVVKLLYGSGLRISEAVRLRVQDLDYDYKQTTVRSGKGDKDRVTPLSAAMIPLLQNHFRKGQGDSRAGFGRRLRCSVFAVCAGKKISSCRTGMGLAICVSGPFAIGRSSVGFDSTPSYRSIADQ; translated from the coding sequence ATGTCAAGCACCAAATCGCCAACCTTGCTGGAAGATGTTCGCCGCATCATGCGGCTCAAGCATTATTCACTGCACACCGAGCGCTCTTATTGCGAGTGGATTAAGCAGTTTGTCAAATTTCACCAGCTCAACGAAAGAGCTGCGCTGTTTGAAAACAGTGAAGTCAAGATAGAAGCGTTTTTATGCTATCTGGCAACAGAACGTAAAGTAGCGTCTGCCACCCAAAATCAGGCGATGAATGCGTTGGTGTTTTTATACAAGCAGGTTCTGGATATACCGCTGACCAAGCGTATCGAGGCCATTCGCTCCAAAACCAGTCGGCGTGTGCCAGTAGTGTTGTCGTTGGACGAGATCAGGCAAGTATTGCCACGGGTTGAAGGCGTGGCGCAGTTAGTGGTGAAACTGTTATACGGCAGCGGCTTACGGATTAGCGAGGCCGTTCGGTTGCGGGTGCAGGATCTCGATTACGATTATAAACAGACTACCGTGCGCTCTGGTAAGGGCGATAAAGACAGGGTAACCCCGCTTTCTGCGGCCATGATACCGTTACTGCAAAATCATTTTAGAAAAGGTCAAGGCGATTCACGAGCAGGATTTGGCCGACGGCTTCGGTGCAGTGTATTTGCCGTATGCGCTGGCAAAAAAATATCCTCATGCCGAACGGGAATGGGGCTGGCAATATGTGTTTCCGGCCCGTTCGCTATCGGTAGATCCTCTGTCGGGTTTGACTCGACGCCATCCTATAGATCAATCGCTGATCAATAA
- a CDS encoding tyrosine-type recombinase/integrase translates to MFPARSLSVDPLSGLTRRHPIDQSLINKAIKAAVRQAGITKRVSAHTFRHSFATHLLQRGKARGK, encoded by the coding sequence GTGTTTCCGGCCCGTTCGCTATCGGTAGATCCTCTGTCGGGTTTGACTCGACGCCATCCTATAGATCAATCGCTGATCAATAAGGCGATCAAGGCTGCGGTTCGACAAGCGGGTATTACCAAGCGAGTTTCTGCACATACCTTTCGGCACAGTTTTGCCACACATTTGCTGCAACGCGGCAAAGCAAGGGGGAAATAG
- a CDS encoding SelT/SelW/SelH family protein → MSNKIEIQYCTKCRWLLRAAWIAQELLTTFEQEISELTLRPGTGGVFNIFANGKLVWSRKEAGRFPEITELKQLVRNQIAPTKDLGHADKKHK, encoded by the coding sequence ATGTCTAATAAAATAGAAATCCAATACTGTACCAAGTGCCGTTGGTTGCTTAGAGCAGCCTGGATAGCGCAAGAACTATTAACAACCTTTGAGCAGGAAATTTCAGAATTAACGCTGCGCCCTGGAACCGGTGGCGTTTTCAATATATTTGCTAACGGTAAGCTTGTCTGGTCGCGAAAAGAAGCCGGTCGATTCCCCGAGATTACCGAGCTAAAGCAGCTTGTCAGAAACCAAATAGCCCCCACCAAGGATCTGGGTCATGCGGATAAAAAACATAAATGA
- a CDS encoding BrnT family toxin: protein MDMTFELNGTTFVWDSKKAHSNFAKHEVSFEAAATAFFDPFFRLEDASDNDEVRDALIGFDGYHRLLYVVNIQIEESGIRIISARKATREERQRYDQ, encoded by the coding sequence ATGGACATGACCTTTGAGCTCAATGGAACCACTTTTGTATGGGACAGTAAGAAAGCCCATTCAAATTTTGCCAAGCATGAGGTCTCGTTTGAAGCAGCAGCTACGGCGTTCTTCGATCCCTTTTTCCGGTTGGAAGACGCCAGCGACAATGATGAAGTACGAGATGCCTTAATCGGGTTTGATGGGTATCATCGGCTACTTTATGTCGTGAACATTCAAATCGAAGAGAGCGGCATTCGTATTATTTCAGCCCGAAAGGCCACTCGCGAGGAGCGGCAAAGATATGATCAATGA
- a CDS encoding RNA-guided endonuclease InsQ/TnpB family protein, with protein sequence MLKATKIRLYPTREQAEFLNRQFGSVRFCYNTGLRIMSHRYKRHGQSLSAKYDTKKLLPVAKKSRKYGWLKEADSVALAQACINLDKAFQRFFKEKKGYPRFKRKRGKQSSYHCMSVSCGESWVKVPKLGPIKARVHRSVEGKLKSITLSRTVTGKHYASLLYETEQPVPEPMTAIDATKVLGLDMGLSHLAIDSTGRKVANPRFIKQVQKNLKRKQQSLSRKQKGSSKRAKARLLVAKAHERVADARSDFQHKLSRQIVDDNQAVIVETLKVNNMMKNAKLAKHIGDASWHALIAKLAYKAKEQGKHLVKIDPWFASSKTCHVCQHKMDAMPLNIRSWACPTCHTRHDRDINAALNIQHQGILKLKAEGLSVSAHRGLRKSGMPPVAAVEVGSSVR encoded by the coding sequence ATGCTAAAAGCCACGAAGATACGTCTCTACCCTACGAGGGAGCAGGCGGAGTTTCTGAACCGCCAGTTCGGTAGCGTGCGGTTTTGCTATAACACCGGCCTTCGCATTATGTCTCACCGCTATAAGCGACACGGCCAATCCTTGAGCGCCAAGTATGACACCAAGAAATTGTTGCCTGTGGCCAAGAAGTCCCGTAAGTATGGATGGTTGAAGGAGGCGGATTCGGTTGCGCTCGCTCAAGCGTGTATCAATCTCGACAAGGCGTTTCAGCGTTTTTTCAAGGAAAAGAAAGGCTATCCCCGGTTCAAGCGCAAGCGTGGCAAGCAGTCGAGCTACCATTGCATGAGCGTGAGCTGCGGTGAAAGCTGGGTCAAGGTGCCGAAGCTCGGCCCCATCAAGGCTAGAGTTCATCGGTCCGTTGAGGGCAAATTGAAAAGCATCACCCTGTCGCGCACCGTTACCGGCAAACACTACGCGTCTCTCCTGTATGAAACCGAGCAACCTGTCCCTGAGCCGATGACGGCTATCGACGCCACCAAGGTGCTCGGCTTGGACATGGGTCTCTCGCACCTGGCGATTGACTCCACTGGACGAAAAGTAGCCAATCCACGCTTTATCAAGCAGGTTCAGAAAAATCTCAAGCGCAAGCAACAGTCGCTGTCACGAAAGCAAAAAGGCAGTTCCAAACGAGCAAAAGCACGCCTACTGGTCGCTAAGGCTCACGAGCGGGTCGCTGATGCCCGCAGTGACTTCCAGCATAAACTGTCCCGGCAGATCGTTGACGACAACCAAGCGGTGATCGTCGAGACGCTGAAAGTCAACAACATGATGAAGAACGCCAAGCTCGCCAAGCATATCGGCGATGCCTCTTGGCACGCCTTGATCGCCAAGCTGGCATACAAGGCCAAGGAGCAGGGCAAACATCTGGTCAAGATCGACCCCTGGTTTGCCAGCTCAAAAACTTGCCATGTATGCCAGCACAAGATGGATGCCATGCCACTAAATATCCGGTCGTGGGCGTGCCCTACCTGCCACACGCGCCATGACCGCGACATCAACGCGGCGCTGAACATCCAACATCAAGGCATTTTGAAGTTGAAGGCGGAAGGGCTGTCCGTCTCTGCCCATCGAGGCTTGCGTAAATCCGGCATGCCGCCGGTGGCTGCCGTTGAAGTGGGAAGCTCCGTCCGATAG
- a CDS encoding Txe/YoeB family addiction module toxin, whose translation MRSLVFEGNTWTTYENLRERDKKLHKALRSVLKEMLRGDPTTGMGKPEQLKHSLSGLWSRRLSRKDRIVYKFDDKYIYIFAIGGHYDQF comes from the coding sequence ATGAGATCACTGGTTTTTGAAGGCAATACCTGGACCACATACGAGAACCTTCGTGAACGCGACAAAAAACTACATAAAGCGCTGCGTAGCGTATTAAAAGAAATGCTGCGCGGTGACCCCACTACAGGAATGGGAAAACCTGAACAGTTGAAACATAGCCTTTCCGGCCTTTGGTCCCGGCGCCTTAGTCGAAAAGACCGCATCGTATATAAGTTCGATGATAAATACATCTATATTTTCGCCATCGGAGGTCACTACGATCAGTTTTGA
- a CDS encoding DUF2780 domain-containing protein, which translates to MSHGETPKKGIVMRIIVCIKIGILMLILSSMGCATSGGEENVASSVDSGLAAVEQAAQGGRQAIESGTTAAKNMETGQADLADILVNQLGVSNQQAMGGAGAIFQEARTNMKPQDFTTLSQSVPGMSDMLKAAPKVSGSAPGMAGGLSSMMGDANNALGSMASLASSFQQLNLSPDMVSQFVPVVTNYVRNTGGQAVANLLQSALGTP; encoded by the coding sequence ATGAGTCATGGCGAAACTCCAAAGAAAGGAATTGTAATGAGAATAATAGTTTGTATAAAAATTGGTATTTTAATGCTGATTTTATCGAGCATGGGATGTGCCACTAGTGGGGGAGAAGAAAATGTTGCTAGCTCCGTGGATAGTGGCTTAGCAGCAGTTGAACAAGCAGCACAGGGGGGAAGACAAGCGATTGAATCAGGAACAACCGCCGCTAAAAATATGGAGACTGGCCAAGCTGATTTAGCGGATATTTTAGTTAACCAATTAGGTGTTTCTAACCAGCAAGCCATGGGAGGTGCTGGCGCAATTTTCCAAGAGGCCAGGACTAACATGAAGCCCCAGGATTTTACAACCCTATCTCAATCCGTGCCAGGAATGAGCGATATGCTAAAAGCGGCACCTAAAGTGTCTGGTTCGGCGCCAGGTATGGCTGGCGGCCTTTCCTCAATGATGGGTGATGCGAACAATGCATTAGGAAGCATGGCTTCCTTAGCCTCCTCATTTCAACAATTGAATCTTTCTCCTGATATGGTCAGCCAATTTGTACCCGTAGTGACGAATTACGTGAGGAATACTGGCGGGCAAGCAGTAGCTAATTTATTGCAGTCAGCCTTAGGTACGCCTTGA